The proteins below are encoded in one region of Aquisphaera giovannonii:
- a CDS encoding class I SAM-dependent methyltransferase, which produces MDKQRQLIVDQFTRQAAPFSEMHARDDAGVHRLLIETAMIGPEDEVLDVACGPGLVACEVAKVARHVTGVDLTQAMIEQAEARQQSLGLANLTWAVGDAQPLDFPGSTFSRVITRYTFHHFTDPAGVFAEMVRVCRPGGRVAVCDVFTTSPEQGEAYDRLERLRDPSHTRALQRAELEALFSGLRDVRRAFYKYPVEVDDLLSRAFPEPGGAEAFRRTIAADVGVNRLGIDASHEGGLRFSFPVVILSGMKG; this is translated from the coding sequence ATGGACAAGCAGCGGCAGTTGATCGTGGACCAGTTCACCCGCCAGGCGGCCCCGTTCTCGGAGATGCACGCGCGCGACGACGCGGGCGTCCACCGGCTCCTGATCGAGACGGCGATGATCGGCCCCGAGGACGAGGTCCTCGACGTGGCCTGCGGGCCGGGGCTGGTCGCCTGCGAGGTCGCGAAGGTCGCCCGCCACGTCACCGGGGTGGACCTCACCCAGGCCATGATCGAGCAGGCCGAGGCGAGGCAGCAGTCGCTGGGGCTCGCCAACCTGACCTGGGCCGTCGGCGACGCCCAGCCGCTCGACTTCCCGGGCTCGACGTTCTCGCGGGTGATCACCCGGTACACCTTCCACCACTTCACCGACCCGGCCGGGGTGTTCGCCGAGATGGTCCGCGTCTGCCGGCCCGGCGGCAGGGTGGCCGTCTGCGACGTATTCACCACCTCGCCCGAGCAGGGCGAGGCCTACGACCGGCTGGAGCGACTCCGCGACCCGTCCCACACCCGCGCCCTGCAACGGGCCGAGCTGGAGGCGCTCTTCTCCGGGCTCCGCGACGTGCGCCGGGCGTTCTACAAGTACCCGGTCGAGGTCGACGACCTGCTGTCCCGGGCCTTCCCCGAGCCCGGGGGGGCGGAGGCCTTCCGACGGACGATAGCCGCGGACGTCGGCGTGAACCGGCTGGGCATCGACGCCTCGCACGAGGGCGGCCTGCGGTTCTCATTCCCGGTGGTCATCCTCTCCGGCATGAAGGGCTGA
- the pheA gene encoding prephenate dehydratase has protein sequence MARKSAPASKTTTAGKAAPAEAPDARRAPTLSSLRAEIDRLDLDLVTLLNRRAEIATQIGQIKHSQGLEIWSAAREDEVIARAVAGSSGPLPNETLRLIFRELMSGSRSLQKNLRVACLGPKYSYSYLAAVAKFGEAVDHVPVGSIAAVFEEVNRRHVQFGIVPLENSTDGRIADTLDMFIKLPNIKIRAEIRLRIHHCLLGRCEWSQVRRVYSKSQALSQCRNWLGKNLPQSAKVEVVSTAAAAELAQREEFAAAVASRAAAAAYRLNILAENIEDQPHNVTRFAVIAEVAEQPTGKDKTTLMLRLHNQVGSLNRILAPFEKYAVNLTWIESFPVPDAPKDTNPAYLFFLDIEGHVNDPPVQKALEAVRKKCDRLDILGSYPRSECIES, from the coding sequence ATGGCCCGTAAGTCCGCTCCCGCCAGCAAGACGACGACCGCAGGGAAAGCCGCACCCGCCGAGGCCCCCGACGCCAGGCGGGCGCCGACGCTCAGCAGCCTGCGCGCGGAGATCGACCGCCTGGACCTGGACCTCGTCACGCTCCTCAACCGACGGGCCGAGATCGCGACCCAGATCGGCCAGATCAAGCACAGCCAGGGCCTGGAGATCTGGTCGGCGGCGAGGGAGGACGAGGTCATCGCCCGGGCCGTCGCCGGGAGCTCCGGCCCGCTCCCCAACGAGACCCTGCGGCTCATCTTCCGCGAGCTGATGAGCGGGTCGCGGTCGCTCCAGAAGAACCTCCGCGTGGCCTGCCTGGGGCCCAAGTACAGCTACAGCTACCTCGCGGCCGTCGCCAAGTTCGGCGAGGCCGTCGATCACGTGCCGGTCGGGTCGATCGCCGCGGTCTTCGAGGAGGTCAACCGGCGGCACGTGCAATTCGGGATCGTCCCGCTGGAGAACTCGACGGACGGGCGGATCGCCGACACCCTGGACATGTTCATCAAGCTGCCCAACATCAAGATCCGGGCCGAGATCCGCCTGCGGATCCACCACTGCCTGCTGGGCCGCTGCGAATGGAGCCAGGTGCGCCGGGTGTACTCCAAGTCCCAGGCGCTGTCGCAGTGCCGGAACTGGCTCGGGAAGAACCTGCCCCAGTCGGCCAAGGTGGAGGTCGTCTCCACGGCAGCCGCGGCCGAGCTCGCCCAGCGCGAGGAGTTCGCCGCCGCGGTCGCCAGCCGGGCCGCCGCCGCGGCCTACCGGCTGAACATCCTGGCGGAGAACATCGAGGACCAGCCCCACAACGTCACCCGGTTCGCCGTCATCGCCGAGGTCGCCGAGCAGCCGACCGGCAAGGACAAGACGACCCTGATGCTCCGCCTGCACAACCAGGTCGGCTCGCTGAACCGGATCCTCGCCCCCTTCGAGAAGTACGCCGTCAACCTGACCTGGATCGAGTCCTTCCCCGTGCCGGACGCCCCCAAGGACACGAACCCCGCCTACCTCTTCTTCCTGGACATCGAGGGCCACGTCAACGACCCGCCGGTCCAGAAGGCCCTGGAGGCGGTCCGGAAGAAGTGCGACCGCCTCGACATCCTGGGCTCCTACCCGCGCAGCGAGTGCATCGAGTCCTGA
- a CDS encoding tetratricopeptide repeat protein translates to MNGAEPGPPGGPRVPMVVLSCLVVGLGVAAVYLLWSGSARPRATVSGIVPMLTAGRFDDAEARLREILRADPDHIEANMLMAQAALVRPDPKPELALRHLPRVRTSRRDARAVVRLYEGKARAELGRNDLAEALWLEALRIDPAVPEAGWNLLGLYQVQGRREDAHRLAMELFRREPDPRDRVQLLMELLRQDAQPIGTDSLIQTLEPIVAAHPEDPQAAIALARAYLKNSRPGDGLPLLGRVLDRSPDNPYAWDTLLAGLDDTASAEEFARCLARIPPAIAGDPRFLKHRGSAALKGRDWPLAVDWLRRANASDPSDGQVLYRLCQALKVARRSEELGPMEERFRAFRDARERVQPLYKEANAVPDLGVAPHPELCRRLADLREDLGRADEAEAWRRFAAEGRPSPAPAGSDADRRGIGMVR, encoded by the coding sequence ATGAACGGGGCCGAGCCCGGGCCGCCGGGCGGCCCCCGCGTCCCCATGGTCGTGCTCTCGTGCCTGGTCGTCGGCCTCGGCGTCGCCGCGGTGTACCTGCTCTGGTCCGGCTCGGCACGGCCCCGGGCGACCGTCTCGGGCATCGTGCCGATGCTCACCGCCGGCCGGTTCGACGACGCCGAGGCGAGGCTGCGGGAGATCCTCCGGGCGGACCCGGACCACATCGAGGCCAACATGCTGATGGCCCAGGCCGCGCTCGTCCGCCCGGACCCCAAGCCGGAGCTCGCCCTCCGGCACCTGCCCCGCGTCCGCACCTCCCGGCGCGACGCCAGGGCCGTCGTGCGGCTGTACGAGGGGAAGGCCCGGGCCGAGCTGGGCCGCAACGACCTGGCCGAGGCCCTCTGGCTGGAGGCGCTCCGCATCGACCCGGCGGTGCCGGAGGCCGGCTGGAACCTGCTGGGCCTGTACCAGGTCCAGGGGCGTCGGGAGGACGCCCACCGGCTCGCCATGGAGCTCTTCCGCCGCGAGCCCGACCCTCGCGACCGCGTCCAGCTCCTGATGGAGCTGCTCCGCCAGGATGCCCAGCCGATCGGCACCGACTCGCTCATCCAGACCCTGGAGCCGATCGTCGCGGCGCATCCCGAGGACCCGCAGGCGGCGATCGCCCTGGCCCGCGCCTACCTGAAGAACAGCCGCCCCGGGGACGGTTTGCCGCTCCTCGGTCGCGTGCTCGACCGGTCCCCAGACAACCCGTACGCCTGGGATACGCTCCTGGCCGGGCTCGACGACACCGCCTCGGCCGAGGAGTTCGCCCGGTGCCTCGCCCGGATCCCGCCGGCCATCGCCGGCGACCCCCGGTTCCTCAAGCACCGCGGCTCCGCGGCCCTGAAGGGGCGCGACTGGCCGCTCGCCGTCGACTGGTTGCGCCGGGCTAACGCGAGCGACCCGTCCGACGGGCAGGTCCTCTACCGGCTCTGCCAGGCGCTCAAGGTCGCCCGCCGGTCGGAGGAGTTGGGGCCGATGGAGGAGAGGTTCCGCGCCTTCCGGGACGCGAGGGAGCGGGTTCAGCCGCTCTACAAGGAGGCCAACGCGGTCCCGGACCTCGGTGTGGCGCCCCATCCCGAGCTGTGCCGGCGGCTGGCGGATCTCCGCGAGGACCTGGGCCGTGCCGATGAGGCGGAGGCCTGGCGGCGGTTCGCCGCGGAAGGCCGGCCAAGCCCCGCTCCCGCCGGATCGGACGCGGATCGCCGGGGCATCGGGATGGTCCGTTGA
- a CDS encoding tetratricopeptide repeat protein: MSAPASISRPAPASASPAEGRRPGRPGWRSRKTRVALSLLALAAVGLGGWLALRPDPLIRAARAAYRARDYRSALIAARARLDRRPDDTDAALLAARCLAKLGRWQQADELYRRAGSLGLDDANDHAYGLVRAGDLPRAFEAYERLLDRWPDDVLALKRQAALLISKADWKRVRRISERLIAIPGGRVAGRTLAGIGFHSTRHAEEAVAAFEEVLRLDPELKEMPLPQRVFWGHLALDLIALGRSSDARAHLERALAREDDAGLRELLGVTFEKEGRMDEAERCWRESLARDPNNADTLLDLGRQEVASRRIDEAIGHLERAAELSPESIDPVYNLSRAYRFKGDLDRARRYEARAEELRRAHPRQGGMGERPPGLEDPAGRGDGMRDPMR, translated from the coding sequence ATGAGCGCACCCGCTTCGATCTCCCGGCCCGCTCCCGCGTCGGCCTCGCCCGCCGAGGGCCGGCGGCCCGGACGCCCCGGCTGGCGTTCCCGGAAGACCCGAGTCGCCCTCTCGCTGCTGGCCCTGGCCGCCGTCGGCCTCGGCGGCTGGCTCGCGCTCCGCCCCGATCCGCTGATCCGCGCGGCCCGGGCCGCCTATCGGGCCCGCGACTATCGCTCGGCGTTGATCGCCGCCCGGGCCCGCCTCGACCGCCGTCCCGACGACACGGACGCCGCGCTCCTGGCGGCGCGATGCCTCGCCAAGCTCGGCCGATGGCAGCAGGCCGACGAGCTCTACCGACGCGCCGGCAGCCTGGGGCTCGACGACGCCAACGACCACGCCTACGGCCTCGTCCGAGCCGGCGACCTGCCCCGCGCGTTCGAGGCGTACGAGCGCCTCCTCGACCGCTGGCCGGACGACGTCCTGGCTCTCAAACGCCAGGCTGCCCTCCTGATCAGCAAGGCGGACTGGAAGCGCGTCCGCCGGATCTCCGAGCGGCTGATCGCCATCCCGGGCGGCCGGGTGGCCGGCCGCACGCTAGCGGGGATCGGCTTCCACTCCACGCGCCACGCCGAGGAGGCCGTCGCCGCGTTCGAGGAGGTCCTGCGCCTCGACCCGGAGCTGAAGGAAATGCCCCTGCCCCAACGCGTCTTCTGGGGCCACCTGGCCCTCGACCTGATCGCGTTGGGGAGGTCCTCCGACGCCCGCGCCCACCTCGAGCGTGCGCTGGCACGCGAGGACGACGCGGGCCTCCGCGAGCTGCTGGGCGTGACCTTCGAGAAGGAGGGGCGGATGGACGAGGCCGAGCGATGCTGGCGGGAGTCCCTCGCCCGCGACCCGAACAACGCCGACACGCTCCTGGACTTGGGCCGGCAGGAGGTCGCCAGCCGTCGGATCGACGAGGCGATCGGGCACCTCGAGCGGGCGGCCGAGCTCTCGCCGGAGTCGATCGACCCGGTCTACAACCTGAGCCGGGCCTACCGCTTCAAGGGGGACCTCGACCGGGCCCGCCGCTACGAGGCCCGGGCCGAGGAACTCCGCCGGGCGCATCCCCGCCAGGGCGGGATGGGAGAGAGGCCGCCCGGGCTCGAGGACCCGGCGGGCCGGGGCGACGGCATGCGGGATCCGATGCGATGA
- a CDS encoding DUF1559 domain-containing protein, with protein sequence MKKPSRTRGFTLIELLVVIAIIAVLIALLLPAVQSAREAARRAQCVNNMKQIGLAVHNYVSTNEAIPPSAIYSTTQNYQDQGVLCRLLPYLEQVATSNSINYNYGVRGIWVTGGSWSAPPMDQDVWAGDWGRCNATANITYISAFLCPSDAENGGNNQFFINGQNRLVSTTDYYWNVGTARFFNNGMVNGPSYSPGVLDNGQLNGAQCAGRPVRMASFTDGTSNTAIMSESLQSRSGQELGSLGLRMVYGDNNGPNYASFVGKGTPGNPADWQAAQFCQNTSLGDNYYWKGEFALSGGHNLYSHTQTPNRKSCYWMDSSQAPGTSGGQDYQGATHTMVAASSVHPGGVNVLFMDGSVKFVKNSVSFAAWYAIATVAGGEVVSADAF encoded by the coding sequence GTGAAGAAGCCGTCCCGAACCCGAGGTTTCACGCTGATCGAGCTGCTGGTGGTCATCGCCATCATCGCGGTGCTGATCGCCCTGCTGCTGCCCGCCGTGCAGTCGGCGCGCGAGGCCGCCCGACGCGCCCAGTGCGTCAACAACATGAAGCAGATCGGCCTGGCCGTCCACAACTACGTGAGCACGAACGAGGCCATCCCGCCGTCGGCCATCTACTCGACGACCCAGAACTACCAGGACCAGGGCGTCCTCTGCCGCCTGCTCCCCTACCTGGAGCAGGTCGCGACCAGCAACTCGATCAACTACAACTACGGCGTCCGCGGGATCTGGGTGACGGGCGGGTCCTGGAGCGCCCCGCCGATGGACCAGGACGTGTGGGCGGGCGACTGGGGCCGCTGCAACGCCACGGCGAACATCACCTATATCTCCGCCTTCCTCTGCCCGTCCGACGCCGAGAACGGCGGCAACAACCAGTTCTTCATCAACGGCCAGAACCGGCTCGTCAGCACGACCGACTACTACTGGAACGTCGGCACCGCGCGGTTCTTCAACAACGGCATGGTCAACGGCCCCTCTTACAGCCCCGGCGTGCTCGACAACGGCCAGCTCAACGGCGCCCAGTGCGCGGGCCGGCCCGTCCGCATGGCGAGCTTCACCGACGGGACCAGCAACACGGCGATCATGAGCGAGTCCCTCCAGAGCCGCAGCGGCCAGGAGCTGGGAAGCCTGGGGTTGCGGATGGTTTACGGGGACAACAACGGCCCGAACTACGCCAGCTTCGTCGGCAAGGGGACGCCCGGCAATCCCGCCGACTGGCAGGCGGCCCAGTTCTGCCAGAACACGAGCCTCGGCGACAACTACTACTGGAAGGGCGAGTTCGCGCTCTCCGGCGGCCACAACCTCTACTCGCATACGCAGACGCCCAACCGGAAGTCCTGCTACTGGATGGACTCCAGCCAGGCCCCCGGGACCAGCGGCGGCCAGGACTATCAGGGCGCGACGCACACGATGGTCGCCGCCAGCTCGGTGCATCCCGGCGGCGTCAACGTGCTGTTCATGGACGGCTCGGTGAAGTTCGTCAAGAACTCGGTCAGCTTCGCCGCCTGGTATGCCATCGCCACCGTCGCGGGCGGCGAGGTGGTCAGCGCCGACGCCTTCTGA
- a CDS encoding tetratricopeptide repeat protein → MRSWIAAGLLGAAACAGLALLAARDRGRPAGGADAYGRGDWAGAATGAREALKRRPADRDALRLLARASARLGKDDAAEAIYRRLGASAMQPEDLFLLGRGLLARGQPGPGLAALGAALDADPDHAESLHARALHRLRARSLLPAEDDARRLSGRPGWGPRARLLLGRIRRELLDPAGAATFLDDAIKDGPAIAASGADLREIRLLLATSLIEAARPAEAREVLRAALAAGPDPRASWLLSRACLLAGEAGEAGAALDDSGEGRDGADPLRSQPSPYAGASRCEPCHAAKFRSQQQSRHARTFLSGPGLAEVPWPSGIVEDGDAAGVSHVFRKGDGRVSVATRVQGRSFAAVLAYGLGSNHQGRTFVGRDASGGARELRISEYPNAPAWARTSEHPARPPDDAGYLGRPLGEESLRRCLDCHATNFRAALEPAGRPEAGDHGIGCERCHGPGAIHVRSAELHFADLAIARPSLAPADRVVALCADCHRAPDASSRPAEGFIRFQAPTLVRSRCYAESGTMSCVTCHDPHRDASRKASDYEAICLRCHPGSQPREAAPATVATPPGRERTWAPCPTRATRGCLDCHMPRIAEAVPRTVFTDHHIRVRRDEGPR, encoded by the coding sequence ATGAGATCCTGGATCGCCGCCGGGCTGCTCGGCGCGGCGGCCTGCGCCGGGCTGGCACTCCTCGCGGCCCGCGATCGCGGCCGGCCGGCGGGCGGCGCGGACGCCTACGGCCGCGGCGACTGGGCCGGCGCGGCGACGGGGGCCCGGGAAGCCCTGAAGCGGCGGCCGGCCGACCGCGACGCCCTGCGTCTCCTGGCGAGGGCTTCGGCCCGCCTCGGGAAGGATGACGCGGCCGAGGCGATCTACCGCCGCCTGGGGGCCTCCGCGATGCAGCCGGAGGATCTCTTCCTGCTCGGCCGCGGGCTCCTCGCGCGGGGCCAGCCCGGCCCAGGGCTGGCCGCCCTGGGCGCGGCGCTCGACGCCGACCCGGACCACGCCGAGTCCCTCCACGCCCGGGCCCTCCACAGGCTCAGGGCCCGCTCCTTGCTCCCCGCGGAGGACGACGCGCGACGGCTGTCGGGACGCCCCGGATGGGGGCCGAGGGCCCGGCTCCTCCTCGGCCGGATCCGCCGCGAGCTGCTCGACCCGGCCGGGGCCGCGACCTTTCTCGACGACGCGATCAAGGACGGGCCCGCGATCGCGGCCTCGGGCGCCGACCTCCGGGAGATCCGCCTGCTGCTGGCGACGAGCCTGATCGAGGCGGCCCGACCGGCCGAGGCCAGGGAGGTGCTCCGGGCGGCCCTCGCGGCCGGGCCCGACCCGAGGGCCTCCTGGCTCCTGAGCCGCGCCTGCCTCCTGGCCGGCGAGGCGGGCGAGGCCGGCGCCGCCCTCGACGACTCGGGCGAGGGCCGCGACGGCGCGGATCCCCTGCGGAGCCAGCCGTCGCCCTACGCCGGCGCCTCGCGTTGCGAGCCCTGCCACGCCGCGAAGTTCCGGTCCCAGCAGCAGAGCCGCCACGCCCGGACGTTCCTGTCGGGACCGGGGCTGGCCGAGGTCCCCTGGCCCTCGGGCATCGTGGAGGACGGCGACGCGGCGGGCGTGAGCCATGTCTTCCGGAAGGGCGACGGGAGGGTCTCCGTCGCGACGCGCGTCCAGGGCCGGTCGTTCGCGGCGGTCCTCGCCTACGGGCTGGGCTCGAACCACCAGGGGCGGACGTTCGTCGGCCGGGACGCGAGCGGCGGGGCCCGCGAGCTGAGGATCTCGGAGTACCCCAACGCCCCGGCCTGGGCCCGGACCTCCGAGCACCCCGCCCGGCCGCCGGACGACGCGGGCTACCTCGGCCGGCCCCTCGGCGAGGAGTCCCTGCGACGCTGCCTCGACTGCCACGCGACGAACTTCCGGGCCGCCCTGGAGCCCGCGGGGCGGCCCGAGGCGGGCGACCACGGGATCGGCTGCGAGCGGTGCCACGGCCCCGGGGCGATCCACGTCCGATCGGCCGAGTTGCATTTCGCGGACCTCGCCATCGCCCGGCCGAGCCTCGCACCCGCCGATCGGGTCGTGGCCCTTTGCGCCGACTGCCACAGGGCGCCGGACGCCTCATCACGCCCCGCGGAGGGCTTCATCCGCTTCCAGGCCCCGACCCTGGTCCGCAGCCGCTGCTACGCCGAGAGCGGCACGATGAGCTGCGTCACCTGCCACGACCCGCACCGCGATGCCAGCCGGAAGGCCTCGGACTACGAGGCGATCTGCCTCCGCTGCCACCCCGGATCGCAGCCCCGCGAGGCGGCCCCGGCGACGGTCGCGACGCCACCCGGCCGCGAGCGGACATGGGCCCCCTGCCCGACCCGCGCCACGCGAGGCTGCCTGGACTGCCACATGCCCCGCATCGCCGAGGCCGTGCCGCGGACGGTCTTCACGGACCATCACATCCGGGTCCGCCGCGACGAGGGCCCCCGCTGA
- the selD gene encoding selenide, water dikinase SelD yields the protein MNPGRKKRLTDYANCAGUAGKISPLGIAQVLRGLPPRPHDPNVLVATETMDDAGVYRLSDDLAMVQTLDFFPPVVDDPFAFGQVAAANALSDVYAMNARPVTVLNIAGFPDDELPLEVLGEILRGAADRVARAGATTLGGHTVRDKEVKFGLSVTGLVHPAEMLTNAGARPGDVLVLTKPLGTGFVTTAAKREECPEGVLARALASMIELNEVGRDALREAGGAHALTDVTGYGLAGHASEMADGAGVTIEIDTGSLPAIEGAEALAIPRFHTRTSRTNREFLQGRLETAQDAAPMGVELAFDPQTSGGLLVAIAADRVGALIKGLESRGAAASAVIGRVVERAGDTAIILRR from the coding sequence GTGAATCCCGGGCGGAAGAAGCGGCTCACCGACTACGCCAACTGCGCCGGCTGAGCGGGCAAGATTTCCCCCCTGGGGATCGCGCAGGTCCTGCGCGGCCTACCGCCGAGGCCACACGACCCGAACGTCCTGGTCGCGACCGAGACCATGGACGACGCGGGCGTCTATCGCCTTTCGGACGACCTGGCGATGGTCCAGACGCTGGACTTCTTCCCGCCCGTCGTGGACGACCCGTTCGCCTTCGGCCAGGTCGCCGCGGCCAATGCGCTCTCGGACGTCTACGCGATGAACGCCCGGCCGGTCACGGTGCTGAACATCGCGGGGTTTCCGGACGACGAGCTCCCCCTGGAGGTCCTGGGGGAGATCCTCCGCGGCGCGGCCGACCGCGTCGCCAGGGCCGGCGCGACGACCCTCGGCGGCCACACCGTGCGCGACAAGGAGGTGAAGTTCGGCCTCAGCGTCACGGGGCTCGTCCACCCGGCCGAGATGCTCACCAACGCCGGGGCACGGCCCGGCGACGTGCTCGTCCTGACCAAGCCGCTGGGCACGGGCTTCGTCACCACGGCCGCCAAGCGCGAGGAGTGCCCGGAGGGAGTCCTGGCGCGGGCCCTCGCGTCGATGATCGAGCTGAACGAGGTCGGCCGCGACGCCCTCCGCGAGGCCGGCGGCGCCCACGCGTTGACGGACGTCACCGGCTACGGCCTGGCCGGTCACGCCTCCGAGATGGCCGACGGCGCGGGGGTCACGATCGAGATCGACACCGGCTCTCTGCCCGCGATCGAGGGGGCCGAGGCCCTGGCCATCCCCCGCTTCCACACGAGGACGAGCCGGACGAACCGGGAGTTCCTCCAGGGGCGCCTGGAGACGGCCCAGGACGCGGCCCCCATGGGAGTCGAGCTCGCCTTCGACCCTCAGACCTCCGGCGGCCTCCTCGTCGCGATCGCGGCCGATCGCGTCGGGGCCCTGATCAAGGGGCTGGAGTCCCGCGGCGCCGCGGCCTCGGCCGTGATCGGCCGGGTGGTGGAGCGGGCCGGCGACACGGCGATCATCCTCCGCCGTTGA
- a CDS encoding AI-2E family transporter, whose amino-acid sequence MAERQGRYATSSQVVLAVLAVIGALYLMRIILVPIALALVLACMFAPVASFFRRWFPFGSLGALALVLLLIAGGLYVASLTAESLIRGTQTIPAEVERLAGQVSKRINEVVRAQPYLRGVLPDPGTIDRLGDTNSAILIEKMTYSFADLSFWAVEGFIVLVLVIFLLVEGPMLTHKVIRFASRTTGEADRTSLMLGQVTRKIRVYLVARTIINLGLGLVIAGGLWLLNIHYALALGLFAGVTNFVPYIGQLLGGALPTVVAIGQNGSIGDALLVAAMYLAAVGVEGYVVTPMVLGRSLDLNGTTVLVACLFWGFLWGLIGLVLAMPITVSLKLFFQSVPELNRWAELMSVDWQSPDPDDGDPALAATLVETLHGPPIAPAGVAARAVAKGKEQAGAATGEPRG is encoded by the coding sequence TTGGCGGAGCGGCAGGGGAGATATGCCACGTCCTCGCAGGTGGTGCTCGCCGTCCTGGCCGTGATCGGCGCGCTCTACCTGATGCGGATCATCCTCGTGCCGATCGCCCTGGCGCTGGTGCTCGCCTGCATGTTCGCCCCGGTGGCGTCCTTCTTCCGGCGATGGTTCCCGTTCGGGTCGCTCGGGGCGCTGGCGCTCGTGCTGCTGCTGATCGCCGGGGGCCTGTATGTCGCCAGCCTGACGGCCGAGAGCCTGATCCGCGGCACGCAGACGATCCCCGCCGAGGTGGAGCGGCTGGCCGGCCAGGTCAGCAAGCGGATCAACGAGGTCGTCCGGGCGCAGCCGTACCTCCGCGGCGTCCTGCCCGACCCGGGGACGATCGACCGCCTGGGCGACACCAACAGCGCGATCCTGATCGAGAAGATGACCTACAGCTTCGCGGACCTCTCGTTCTGGGCCGTCGAGGGGTTCATCGTCCTCGTCCTGGTCATCTTCCTCCTGGTCGAGGGGCCGATGCTGACCCACAAGGTCATCCGGTTCGCCTCCCGGACCACCGGGGAGGCCGACCGGACCAGCCTGATGCTCGGCCAGGTCACCCGCAAGATCCGCGTCTACCTCGTGGCGCGGACGATCATCAACCTCGGGCTCGGCCTGGTCATCGCCGGCGGCCTCTGGCTGCTCAACATCCACTACGCCCTGGCGCTGGGGCTCTTCGCGGGGGTCACGAACTTCGTCCCGTATATCGGCCAGCTCCTCGGCGGGGCGCTGCCCACGGTCGTCGCGATCGGGCAGAACGGGTCGATCGGCGACGCCCTGCTGGTGGCGGCGATGTACCTCGCGGCGGTCGGCGTGGAGGGCTACGTCGTCACGCCGATGGTGCTGGGCCGCTCGCTGGACCTCAACGGCACGACGGTCCTGGTCGCCTGCCTCTTCTGGGGCTTCCTCTGGGGCCTGATCGGCCTGGTCCTGGCCATGCCCATCACCGTCAGCCTGAAGCTCTTCTTCCAGTCGGTCCCGGAGCTGAACCGGTGGGCCGAGCTGATGAGCGTGGACTGGCAGTCGCCCGACCCGGACGACGGCGACCCCGCGCTGGCCGCGACCCTCGTCGAGACGCTCCACGGACCGCCGATCGCCCCGGCGGGCGTCGCCGCGCGGGCCGTCGCCAAGGGGAAGGAGCAGGCCGGGGCCGCCACCGGGGAGCCGCGCGGTTGA
- a CDS encoding type II toxin-antitoxin system VapC family toxin encodes MVFLGTCPVIYLIEQPAILGPVAKGRVAGLLGRGEVLAVSDLVRMECLVGPLKRDDAVLLAGYRLFFESPDVRVLPISPAVCDRAAEIRARHGIRPLDSLHLAAAVEHGCSLFLSNDAQLKRFPDVVVEILA; translated from the coding sequence GTGGTCTTCCTTGGTACGTGCCCCGTCATCTATCTGATCGAGCAGCCGGCCATTCTCGGACCGGTCGCGAAGGGGCGTGTGGCGGGACTGCTGGGCCGCGGGGAGGTCCTTGCGGTGAGCGACCTGGTGCGGATGGAATGCCTGGTCGGCCCGCTGAAGCGGGACGATGCCGTCCTGCTCGCCGGTTATCGCCTCTTCTTCGAGTCGCCCGACGTCAGGGTCTTGCCGATTTCGCCCGCGGTCTGCGACCGTGCGGCGGAGATTCGGGCCCGGCACGGAATTCGTCCCCTCGACTCCCTCCACCTGGCCGCCGCGGTCGAGCACGGATGCTCGCTGTTCTTGAGCAACGACGCCCAGTTGAAGAGGTTCCCGGACGTGGTCGTGGAGATCCTCGCCTGA